The following are encoded together in the Tamandua tetradactyla isolate mTamTet1 chromosome 14, mTamTet1.pri, whole genome shotgun sequence genome:
- the LOC143654879 gene encoding dehydrogenase/reductase SDR family member 1-like, translating to MAPPLKGQVCVVTGASRGIGRGIALQLCEAGATVYITGRHLDTLQTTAQEAQSRGGRCVPVVCDSSRESDVQSLFEQVRREQKGRLDVLVNNAYAGAQANIKNKQKTFWECPASMWDDVNNVGLRGHYLCSVYGARLMVPAGRGLIVVISSVGGLQYFFNVAYGVGKAACDRLAVDCAHELRRHGVSYVSLWPGVVQTERLKEFMTKEESSEDPQIKQFRSLFSSGETPEVSGKCVVALATDPNILSLSGKVLPSCDLARRYGFRDVDGRPVQDFLSLSTVLSTTSRLGWLSSYVPGFLRMPKWIMTLYTSKF from the exons ATGGCACCGCCTCTGAAGGGCCAAGTGTGCGTGGTGACTGGTGCGTCCAGGGGCATCGGGCGCGGCATTGCCTTGCAGCTCTGCGAAGCAGGGGCCACCGTTTACATCACTGGCCGTCATCTGGACACGCTGCAGACCACTGCTCAGGAG GCGCAATCCCGTGGAGGCAGGTGTGTGCCTGTGGTATGTGATTCCAGTCGGGAGAGTGACGTGCAGAGCCTGTTCGAGCAGGTGCGTCGGGAGCAGAAGGGGCGTCTGGATGTGCTGGTCAACAATGCCTACGCTGGGGCCCAG GCAAACATCAAGAATAAGCAGAAGACATTCTGGGAATGCCCCGCCTCTATGTGGGACGATGTCAACAACGTGGGACTCAG AGGCCACTACTTGTGCTCAGTCTATGGGGCACGGCTGATGGTCCCAGCTGGCCGTGGGCTCATCGTGGTCATCTCCTCCGTTGGCGGGCTGCAGTACTTCTTCAATGTTGCCTATGGCGTGGGCAAAGCTGCG TGTGACAGGCTGGCTGTTGACTGTGCCCACGAGCTACGACGCCACGGGGTCAGCTATGTGTCTCTGTGGCCAGGGGTCGTGCAGACAGAACGGTTGAAGGAGTTTATGACAAAGGAAGAGTCTTCTGAGGATCCCCAAATTAAGCAG TTCAGATCACTTTTCTCATCCGGGGAAACCCCAGAAGTTAGTGGCAAATGTGTCGTCGCTTTGGCAACAG ACCCTAATATCCTGAGCCTGAGTGGAAAGGTGCTGCCGTCTTGTGACCTTGCTCGACGTTATGGCTTTCGGGATGTGGATG GCCGACCTGTCCAAGACTTTCTGTCTTTGAGCACCGTCCTTTCCACCACCTCCAGGCTGGGCTGGCTGTCCTCATACGTGCCTGGCTTCCTCCGTATGCCCAAGTGGATTATGACCCTTTATACCAGCAAGTTCTAA